A section of the Ogataea parapolymorpha DL-1 chromosome II, whole genome shotgun sequence genome encodes:
- a CDS encoding Zinc finger CCCH domain-containing protein 3, with translation MSESQKLEERLRLLENDLRLQKSKLVEKLARKHVQKAPKTAAKRTANVLKHDPDFAIKVRALKQAAKLKKRLYKHIYANQVKFPYKNRIRINNLEFVSTNKGATLALVSSKFLDSNKQLTSLDDLKTTLTYNGHRYIKTLDGDYIMQNPQFSDEKQFCMYYTRSGTCSNKNCPFVHSPTHVALCPNVIQNKDRTCKKPNCQYSHTPSQYNAPSCKFFQSHNCTNENCVFSHKSENKDSRICREFAVNGYCDRGRACELAHYFECPDLQELGFCPRGSSCKLAHKTKVQPTNHKAIRNIDNDNVTQKDHPLLAAIQDSSSEESDIEQTQTSDLDMNHDYVQIA, from the coding sequence ATGTCTGAATCTCAAAAGCTAGAAGAACGCTTGCGACTACTGGAAAATGACCTCAGGCTccagaaatcaaaactCGTCGAGAAGCTTGCCCGCAAACATGTCCAGAAGGcaccaaaaacagcagcaaaaagaaCGGCAAACGTACTGAAACACGATCCCGACTTTGCCATCAAGGTTAGAGCACTCAAACAGGCCGCCAAGCTTAAAAAACGCCTCTACAAACACATCTACGCTAACCAGGTCAAATTCCCCTACAAAAACCGCATCCGcatcaacaacctcgaATTTGTCTCCACAAACAAGGGAGCCACATTGGCCCTCGTATCCTCTAAATTTTTAGACTCAAATAAACAGCTTACATCGCTCGATGATTTGAAAACAACACTCACATACAATGGCCACAGATATAtcaagacgctggacgGGGATTACATCATGCAAAATCCGCAGTTCTCTGACGAAAAACAGTTTTGTATGTACTACACTCGCAGCGGAACATGCTCTAACAAAAACTGTCCCTTTGTCCACTCGCCTACACACGTCGCATTGTGTCCAAACGTGATCCAAAATAAAGATCGCACTTGCAAAAAACCTAACTGCCAATATTCCCACACGCCGTCGCAGTACAACGCCCCATCTTGCAAGTTCTTCCAGTCGCACAATTGCACCAACGAAAATTGCGTCTTCTCTCATAAATCGGAGAATAAAGACTCCAGAATATGTAGAGAATTTGCTGTGAACGGCTACTGCGACAGGGGACGAGCTTGTGAGCTGGCACACTACTTCGAATGCCCGGACCTCCAGGAGCTGGGCTTTTGTCCACGAGGCAGCTCGTGCAAACTGGCCCACAAAACCAAGGTACAACCAACGAATCATAAAGCCATTAGAAACATAGATAATGATAACGTGACACAGAAGGATCATCCATTGCTAGCAGCCATACAGGATAGCAGCTCCGAAGAGTCGGATATCGAACAAACCCAAACGTCAGACCTCGACATGAATCACGATTATGTACAAATTGCGTAA
- a CDS encoding Mitochondrial import inner membrane translocase subunit TIM16: protein MAHRLLVQVVFTGARVFGRAFTEAYRQAAAATTAQQAQGAAKQTTRARDTDISLDEACKILDVQPSGLSLDAAQKKYDYLFDVNSKEKGGSFYVQSKVFRAMERIKNELEHLEKNQRAQE from the coding sequence ATGGCTCACAGATTACTGGTACAGGTGGTGTTTACGGGCGCACGGGTGTTCGGACGCGCATTCACAGAGGCATACAGACAGGCCGCGGCCGCTACCACGGCTCAGCAGGCACAGGGAGCGGCCAAGCAGACCACAAGGGCAAGAGACACAGACATTTCCCTGGACGAAGCGTGCAAGATCCTGGACGTGCAGCCAAGCGGGCTGAGTCTGGACGCGGCGCAGAAAAAGTACGACTATCTATTTGACGTGAACTCCAAGGAGAAAGGCGGCTCGTTCTACGTGCAGTCGAAGGTGTTCCGTGCCATGGAGAGAATCAAGAACGAACTCGAgcatttggagaaaaatcaGCGAGCGCAAGAATAA
- a CDS encoding meiosis induction protein kinase IME2/SME1: MLNAQAPAVDTTISLKEFLKSAPPVPKPKETTPFYHSAIPVKSLVQRYRTVGNLGSGSFGTVTLAKVRANALAGIFDEMKICQGTLLEPLKNVNRAKLDVVAIKTMTRRLANLDDYSKVKEVKFILAVSSHPSLVQIYDIFIDKETFKLHIVMESMDQNLYQLMKYRKNCLFSPYTLKSILSQILAGIRHIHKHGYYHRDVKPENVLIMQSSNFYGSKENIPENKRHQAYVIKLADYGLARQVENKRPYTAYVSTRWYRSPEILLRQKHYSYPVDIWAFGCVAVESATFLPLFPGSNELDQTWRVLEVLGCPEKSEKAPLGGFWDEAQKLSSNLGFHLPRLPGASIEELIPRFDLPDKDRKELCDVVKACLVWDPDHRIGVDELCKMSYFKNTVLSGPESDSTPAHKNVTKTTPESLNWLSKNTPSVVNDENINESSSHRLRKVPHLSMFKFSKSEKQNPQNFSFAGSLKDESNNKQMDPKPYRSDTYMAVKTKPQSTEPGKAEQEWELNDDDSDYGDDEDSGLIEPLYIGESYPLIQLDDKDLGQKPMPGNVDGSFDPQVCIVRGDERADNRFIDYALDEELGGYDDMVSCPWNAGHPAP, translated from the coding sequence ATGCTCAACGCCCAAGCGCCAGCCGTTGACACAACAATCTCCCTCAAGGAGTTCCTCAAGTCTGCACCGCCAGTGCCAAAACCCAAGGAAACCACCCCTTTTTACCATTCGGCGATTCCCGTCAAGTCGCTGGTTCAGCGGTACAGAACCGTAGGAAACCTGGGATCGGGCAGTTTTGGAACCGTGACGTTGGCAAAGGTCCGCGCCAACGCGCTTGCAGGCATCTTTGACGAGATGAAAATTTGTCAGGGGACTCTCCTGGAGCCGCTGAAAAACGTCAACCGTGCAAAGCTTGATGTGGTGGCTATCAAAACAATGACTCGAAGACTCGCCAATCTGGACGACTACTCAAAGGTGAAAGAAGTCAAGTTCATTCTTGCCGTGTCGTCTCACCCCTCATTGGTCCAGATCTATGACATATTCATTGACAAGGAAACATTCAAGCTCCATATAGTCATGGAATCAATGGATCAAAACTTGTACCAGCTCATGAAGTACAGAAAAAATTGCTTGTTCTCCCCATACACGTTGAAATCTATCTTGTCCCAGATCCTGGCTGGCATAAGACACATCCATAAACACGGCTACTACCACAGAGATGTCAAGCCGGAAAATGTTCTTATCATGCAGTCTTCAAATTTCTATGGCTCCAAAGAAAATATTCCCGAGAACAAGAGACACCAGGCATACGTGATTAAGCTGGCAGACTATGGACTCGCAAGACAGGTCGAGAACAAAAGGCCTTACACGGCCTATGTCTCTACCAGATGGTATAGGTCCCCAGAAATCTTGCTGAGACAAAAACACTACTCCTATCCCGTGGATATATGGGCATTTGGATGTGTGGCAGTCGAATCGGCAACGTTTCTTCCCTTGTTCCCAGGAAGCAACGAGCTTGACCAAACTTGGAGGGTCCTGGAGGTCCTTGGATGCCCTGAAAAGAGCGAGAAAGCACCTCTTGGCGGATTCTGGGACGAGGCTCAAAAATTGTCCAGCAATCTCGGATTCCACTTGCCAAGGCTCCCTGGCGCCTCTATCGAGGAACTGATTCCAAGATTTGATCTTCCAGACAAAGACAGGAAAGAACTCTGTGACGTCGTGAAGGCCTGTCTAGTCTGGGACCCGGATCACCGTATTGGCGTCGACGAGCTTTGCAAAATGAGTTATTTCAAGAATACCGTCTTAAGCGGACCAGAATCGGATTCTACGCCTGCACACAAGAATGTGACCAAAACCACGCCAGAAAGTCTCAATTGGCTATCCAAAAACACCCCTAGCGTCGTTAACGACGAAAATATCAACGAGAGCTCCTCACACCGCTTGCGTAAGGTACCACACCTCAGCATGTTCAAATTTAGCAAATCTGAAAAGCAAAACCCACAAAACTTTTCGTTCGCAGGAAGTCTCAAGGATGAAAGCAACAACAAGCAAATGGATCCAAAGCCATACCGAAGCGATACTTATATGGCGGTGAAAACCAAACCTCAAAGTACCGAGCCAGGAAAAGCAGAGCAAGAATGGGAGctcaacgacgacgattCTGACTAtggagacgacgaagatAGCGGCTTAATCGAGCCATTGTACATTGGCGAATCGTACCCCCTTATCCAGCTTGACGATAAAGACCTTGGACAAAAACCAATGCCTGGAAACGTGGACGGCTCGTTTGATCCCCAGGTGTGCATTGTCCGAGGAGATGAACGCGCAGATAACCGTTTTATCGACTATGCTTTGGACGAAGAGCTTGGCGGCTATGATGACATGGTGTCGTGTCCCTGGAATGCCGGCCACCCGGCTCCATGA
- a CDS encoding SET domain-containing protein 3, whose product MTSHPDLQDTEAAGLLMLFSHQSQRLSAGAFEETQPSLSPASETTTQGKQSPSVRQIDQGVVTSPGPAAAALASGSSNNKAMVAAAALAAAAATPLPLLTREKEEDKPDKDQKEEEKRSDSVVSYAVDPDSGVIGCVCGYEHDDGFTIQCDRCFRWQHAVCMGIDDIDDVPETYLCYLCDPSLVVNAEKARQLQAVRVQPKRRRSGNDAQAEAGHGRKELVDSKPPSSRAKKQKTGSVEAGDEEEAGGEIVERYQTLYVEIDGLEYKSGEAKTLVKKLAILLLQKDSQVLEFKDEREFAGKLLDKSKLEVRSVTENAKARFNGLSKLYLSTAVDVRPNQLLSEIVGEIDLKDNYIGERWNQYWLLGCAKPKTFFHPQLPLVVDQRGLGNVTRFVRKSCFPNCEVRSVVVGNKLRFVLAATKKIESESELTVPWEWDDAHPIRKLRDASFDALSHEEQAKLVASVQAVLDLTECGCASGDCLLAKVRKFGTGSQRQSRKNVPELEQTYEPYDSRALHRDRVILESLGRPLEDEAQIKFESASPAPLDPLVLPPKYQIIKKYLQEPKTVPLETSDKLYVPVPVAIKEPTKVEVVEAKEEEKPKVVKKFSLADYKKKSKGEKLVK is encoded by the coding sequence atgaCAAGCCATCCAGATTTACAAGATACAGAGGCTGCGGGCCTGCTGATGCTCTTTTCGCACCAGTCGCAGCGTCTTAGTGCTGGGGCCTTTGAGGAGACGCAGCCGTCGCTGTCTCCTGCGTCGGAAACGACCACGCAGGGCAAACAGAGCCCGTCGGTGCGGCAGATTGATCAGGGCGTCGTGACGTCTCCTGGTCCTGCTGCAGCCGCTCTTGCTAGCGGATCGTCCAATAACAAGGCAATGGTTGCCGCAGCCGCCCTTGCAGCCGCTGCAGCTACGCCGTTGCCCCTGCTgaccagagaaaaagaggaagacaaGCCAGACAAAGACCaaaaggaggaggagaaacgGTCCGACTCCGTTGTTTCGTACGCCGTCGACCCGGACAGCGGCGTGATTGGCTGTGTGTGTGGGTACGAGCACGACGACGGGTTCACAATCCAGTGCGACCGCTGTTTCCGCTGGCAGCACGCCGTCTGTATGGGCATtgacgacatcgacgacGTGCCGGAGACATATCTGTGCTACTTGTGCGATCCAAGTCTTGTGGTGAACGCCGAGAAGGCTCGCCAGCTGCAGGCGGTGAGAGTGCAACCGAAACGGCGTCGTTCGGGCAACGACGCGCAGGCTGAGGCCGGCCACGGAcgcaaggagctggtggactCGAAACCGCCAAGTTCGCGGGcgaagaagcaaaaaacGGGCTCTGTAGAGGCTggcgacgaggaagaggccGGCGGAGAGATCGTGGAGCGGTACCAGACACTGTATGTGGAAATCGACGGTTTGGAGTACAAATCAGGGGAGGCCAAGACGTTGGTGAAAAAGTTGGCGATTCTGTTGTTGCAGAAGGATAGCCAGGTGCTtgagttcaaggacgaACGGGAGTTTGCAGGCAAGCTGCTAGACAAGTCGAAGTTGGAGGTGAGGTCGGTTACAGAGAACGCGAAGGCGAGATTTAACGGATTATCGAAACTATACCTAAGCACGGCCGTGGACGTGCGTCccaaccagctgctgagcgAGATTGTCGGCGAGATTGATCTAAAGGACAACTATATTGGCGAGAGATGGAACCAGTACTGGCTGCTGGGCTGTGCGAAACCAAAGACGTTTTTCCATCCGCAGCTCCCTTTGGTGGTTGACCAGAGAGGACTGGGCAACGTGACGAGGTTTGTGCGCAAGTCGTGTTTCCCGAACTGCGAGGTGCGGTCGGTGGTAGTTGGAAACAAGCTGCGGTTTGTGCTTGCGGCGACGAAAAAGATCGAGAGCGAGTCTGAGCTGACTGTGCCATGGGAGTGGGACGACGCGCACCCGATCCGCAAGCTCAGAGACGCGTCGTTCGACGCGCTTTCGCACGAGGAGCAGGCCAAACTCGTGGCGTCTGTGCAGGCCGTGCTGGACCTCACGGAGTGCGGATGCGCGTCCGGAGACTGTTTGTTGGCGAAAGTGAGGAAATTCGGCACTGGTTCGCAACGGcagagcaggaaaaacgTGCCGGAGCTGGAACAGACGTACGAGCCGTATGACTCGCGCGCGTTGCACAGAGACAGAGTGATTCTGGAATCGCTGGGCAGGCCGTTGGAGGACGAAGCGCAGATCAAGTTTGAGTCTGCCAGTCCCGCGCCTTTGGACCCGCTGGTCCTGCCACCAAAATACcaaatcatcaaaaaatatttgcAGGAACCAAAAACCGTGCCGTTGGAAACCTCCGACAAGCTGTACGTGCCGGTGCCTGTGGCTATCAAAGAACCGACCAAggtggaggtggtggaagccaaagaggaagagaagcCCAAAgtggtgaagaagttcAGCCTGGCAGACTATAAGAAGAAGTCGAAGGGTGAGAAGCTTGTGAAGTAA